The genomic stretch GGCATGACATCGGGCCGTGCCATCGAGGCATTTACAGCCGCCTATGCACGTTACAGGAAACAGGAATACCTGGATGCAGCCAATTTGCTGCTAAGGGGATTCTATCAACCCATCCGGTCCGGCGGGTTTACCTACAAAGAGCCGCCGGGCTGGTGGTATGAAGAGTTTGCAGACAGCAACATGCACACCCCGCGAATACTGGATGGGCATATCTATGCACTGACAGGCGTGTACAAATTCTGGCAGCTGACCAAAAAGGATTCAGCCTGGTTCGTGGTGCAACAGGGTATCCTCGCTTTAAAACATAACCTGCCGGCTTATGATGCCGGGAACGGCTGGAGTTATTACGATCGTTATCATGCTGTTTCCGATAAGACCTACCACATACTGCTTACCGGCCAGATGAAACAGCTTTGGGAAATTACAAAAGATCCGCTTTTTGCCCATTATTACCATGCCTGGCAAAAGCCACTCAACAAGCCATATGTTTACCGCATCATCAGCGAAAAGAACCGCTCCGGGCTTATCCTGTACTTTCTGCTGGGCAGCCTGCTTTTTACTGTTTTGTATTTCCTGTACCAACGGATAATAAAGCGGGATACATAAAGTAAAGTGGATCCGGTGGCCATTCATCCTCTCACCGTTCATTAATTCCTGGTTCCCGGCGCTGTTAATTTTGAATTCACTGGCATTCGTTTTATATTTAAGGTCACTAACCCCTTCCTTTTACTCCGCCCCTTTATTATTTTATCAAAATCAAAACAGTAAAAAAAATGAAGCAATTCAAGTTTTTGATGCCGCTTGCTGTTGGAGTAAGCATGACGGCTCTTCTTTTCTCCTGCAATCCGGGAGAAGAAAAAAAAGCAGAAGAACAAGCAAAGGATACCACTTCAGCCAAAGCTCCTGAACCACCCGCTGCGCCAGCCAAGCCGGTTAATCTAATGACCGTTATTGCCAAAGTAGCGAATTTTCAAAAATGGCTGCCCGACTATGAGTCACACGATTCCATACGTCAGTCTTTTGGTCTGCATAATTTCAGTATTGCAAGAGGTGTAAAAGACAGCAACATGGTAATGGTTGTTTTAAGAATGGATGACGCAGTCAAAGCAAAAGAATTTGCCGCCTCTCCCGACCTGAAAGCAAGGATGAAAAAGGAGGCGTGGTTGGTGCGCCTGAACTCAGCTTCCTCGACATGCAGATGCTGGATATGACCCCTTCCACAAGTACACGGGTGCTGGTAAAGCATAAGATTAAAGACTGGGATGCATGGAAAAAAGTATTTGATGCCGACAAACCTAACAGAACCAATGCCGGCCTTACTGACCGTGCACTCGGATATGAAGCAGGTGACAACCACATGGTATCAATGGTATTCCTTGTTTCGGATATGAAAAAGGCCGATGACTTCTCCAAATCAGAAGCACTTAAAAAGAAAATGGAAGAAGCCGGCGTGGAAGGCCCTCCAACTTTCTTCTATTATAACCAGGTTAAAAAATATTGAGGCTTTGGTATCTGTCAATGAAAGCTGTTGGTTTTAGCCAGCAGCTTTTTTATTATCCGGGGTAGCCTGTTTCATCCGCCTCAACAGGAAAAAATTGATCAGCATGGCGCTCAGCATAGGAAGGAGCAAGATGCAGAAATAAACAAAATAACCAACCGAAACCTCCGGCACCGGTTTTACCTGCACCAGCAACTGGTTGCCGATAATGGTCTCAGAAAAGACCACACTTCTTGTCAGGTTCCAGCCAAGGTGAATGGCAATGGGGAAATACAGCGAGAAGGTCTTTGCATATGCATAGGCATACAATAAACCCATGACCCCGGTAGTAATAAAAACGATCAGCATCTGTACGGGGTTACCGAATACCTCAAACGAGAACCAATGGTAGATACCGAAGGAAATTGCCGAGATGATGATGGCCTTTGCGGCACCCAGTTTTTTGACCAGGATATACATCAGTGCCCCGCGGAAGATGAACTCTTCAAACAGAACCGATTTAATATTCCACCAAATACCGTTGAAGATAAGGGCAGCACTAAGCGCTGGATTCAGTTGCCATTGCTGCCTGGCAAAAAGCATCCGCATTAAAAAATCAGAGGCACAGCACAGGGCAGTAATGATGAATAACAGGGCAAAACCGGTCAACCGGCTCCGGGTGGGATAAAATCCCAATACGCCCAGCCCTTTTTTCTCAAAAAGCCAGATGAGCAGCCAGGAAACGAGAAGCTGAATGATGATGCCGAGCATGATACCGGGGGTTTACTGCAGGTGAAAATAATAAAATATGCCCGGTTCATATTTACGAATGGCCAGGCGGGGGCGCCAGACAAAAAAGATCCCCCTTGCATTTTACAAGAGG from Chitinophagaceae bacterium encodes the following:
- a CDS encoding cyclase encodes the protein MQMLDMTPSTSTRVLVKHKIKDWDAWKKVFDADKPNRTNAGLTDRALGYEAGDNHMVSMVFLVSDMKKADDFSKSEALKKKMEEAGVEGPPTFFYYNQVKKY
- a CDS encoding CPBP family intramembrane metalloprotease, with amino-acid sequence MLGIIIQLLVSWLLIWLFEKKGLGVLGFYPTRSRLTGFALLFIITALCCASDFLMRMLFARQQWQLNPALSAALIFNGIWWNIKSVLFEEFIFRGALMYILVKKLGAAKAIIISAISFGIYHWFSFEVFGNPVQMLIVFITTGVMGLLYAYAYAKTFSLYFPIAIHLGWNLTRSVVFSETIIGNQLLVQVKPVPEVSVGYFVYFCILLLPMLSAMLINFFLLRRMKQATPDNKKAAG